TAGACTGGAccggactggactggactcaacTGGACCGGACTGGACTGAACTGGACcggactggactggaccagacttGACTGGACCGGACTGGACTGGTGTGGACCAGAATGGACTGGACCGGACTGGACTGGACCGGACTGGACCAGACTGGACTGGTGTGGACCAGAATGGACTGGACTGAACTGGActgaactggactggactggactggagtgAGATTGGACCGGGCCCTGACCCTCTGTGCTCCTCAGATCGGGGGCTGGAACATCACTGGGCCCTGGGAGAAGGAGAACTTCATGGAGGTTCTGAAGGTGGTGTCGGGTCCTCTCCGAGCTCAGCCGTTTTTCAGTGTGTCAGTGAGCACCGACCCCAAGAGCTCCAACAGCAACGTCATACAGGTACTCCCTATGTACAGGTACTCCCTATGTACAGGTACTCCCTATGTACAGGTACTCCCCTATGTACAGGTACTCCCATACACACAGGTACTCCCATACACACAGGTACTCCCATACATACAGGTACTCCCATACGTACAGGTACTCCCATACGTACAGGTACTCACCTACGTACAGGTACTCCCCTACGTACAGGTACTCCCTATGTACAGGTACTCCCTATGTACAGGTACTCCCTATGTACAGGTACTCCCTATGTACAGGTACTCCCATACGTACAGGTACTCCCATACGTACAGGTACTCACCTACGTACAGGTGCTCTCCTATGTACAGGTACTCCCTATGTACAGGTACTCTTAcctatttattttaactttaggTTCAAACACAAAATGCTGTAGCAGCGTCGTGTTTCTGGTGGATGTTTGTGGTTCATTTCCTCGAtcgacagcagggggcgctcttttCTAACTCACGTGTCTCTGCCGCAGGTCGACCAATCAGGGCTCTTCTTACCCTCCAGAGACTATTACCTCAACAAGACGGCCAATGAGAAGGTGAGGAGGGGTCACACGCAAAGCACCACCccgtgacatcaccaggtgtaACAGACTGTCCACTGGGGACGTTtcctcacattagaacagggttaaagctccactgcgggacgtttcatcacattagaacagggttggATGCTCTGACAAGGCTAACAGTTACAgcggtatcatagcaaccaaagagccaatcaggagcgaggctgttgaaggtaccgCGCCCGTCCCATGGATCTACTTCATTAACCGGAGCGTCCTGCTGTGTAGAGCGCTCTCcagttggactagtggccactcacTGGTACTACAGCAAAAAAATCCATCCTGCCCAGAAAAGAGTTTTCTCATAGAAATGTAAACAGAAACTGACCGGGACGGACCGGGACGGACCGGGACGGACCGGGACGGACCGGGCtcctacagctttcacaaaggtccagTTTTGTGTCGATtttgacctattttcagatcataaactttttctcagctcaaaatccgtctgttgtcttaaaaactgTTTTTAATCGTTCGTTTGGCTCTATGTCTGAGCTCAGGCTCTGATTGGTTCGAGTGGTCACATGGTAGGGTCATGTGAGCGATGTGAACCAGGAGGTTTAGAACATGGGACGTCACCGCACACGGGtgtactgagctaaaggtaaaacatGTGACATGTCCCACTGACCACGACTTTGTCCAGAGATATGTCCAGCACATGGGTCAATGTTCTTCTCCTCAGGTTCTGGAGGCGTATCTGGACCACATGGTGGAGTCTGATCTAACTCGTGTCCTCCTCAGGTTCTGGAGGCGTACCTGGAGTACATGGTGGAGTTGGGGACTCTTTTGGGCGGAGAACGGGTCTCGACTCAGGTCCAGATGAAGCAGATCTTGGACTTTGAGACGGTTTTGGCCAATCTGACGGTTCCTCAGGATCAGAGACGAGACGAGGAGAAAATCTACAACAAAGTCACCATCGCCGAGCTGCaggtactagtactactactgctactactactactactgctactactactactactgctactactactactactactattattactactggtactactgctGTTATTATTCCTGTTAATAGGCCTACTTCAATAGTCATACTAACTCTttctcccccccctccccctcctcctcctctcctcccccctcctcccctcctcctcctctcctcccccctcctcccctcctcctcctcctctcctcctcctctcctcctcctctcctcctcctctcctcctcctctcccccctcctcctcctctcccccctcctcctcctcctctcccccctcttcttcctgccctcctcctcctcctcctcctctcctcctcctctcccccctcctcctcctctcccccctcttcttcctgccctcctcctcctcctcctctcctcctcctcagacccTGGCTCCTGCTGTAGACTGGTTGGATCTTCTCTCGTTCACACTTTCTCCTCTGGACCTGAACGACACGGAGCCTGTCGTCCTCTACGCCAAAGAATATCTACAAAAAGTGTCTGAACTCATCAACAAGACGCacaagaggtgaggaggaggaggaggaggagggggagggggggaggaggaggagggagagagaggagggggggagggagaggaggaggagaaggggggagggcaggaagatgaggagggagaggatgaggGAGAGAAGCGTGTGGTGGTGTAGAGGTGGTGTAGAGGAGGTGCTGTCATGTAGAGGAGGTGCTGTCATGTAGAGGAGGTGCTGTCATGTAGAGGAGGTGCTGTCATGTAGAGGAGGTCCTGTCATGTAGAGGAGGTCCTGTCATGTAGAGGAGGTGCTCTCATGTAGagaaggtgcagaggaggtgctcTCATGCAGAGGAGGTGCTCTCATgtagaggaggtgcagaggaggtgctcTCATGCAGAGGAGGTGCTCTCATGTAGAGGAGGTGCTCTCATGTAGAGGAGGTGCTCTCATgtagaggaggtgcagaggaggtgctcTCATGTAGagaaggtgcagaggaggtgctcTCATGTAGAGGAGGTGCTCTCATGTCTCCCTCTGGTGGCAGTCTGCTGAATAACTACATGCTGTGGACCCTGGTGCAGAAGAGCGTCACGAGTCTGGACCAGAGGTTTGAGAACGCACAGGACAAACTGTTAGAGAGCCTCTATGGGACGAAGAAGGTActgcacctacacacacatgtgtatatacacacacatgtgtatacacacacatacacacacatgtgtatacacacacatgtgtatacacacacacacacacccctacacatgtatatacacacacacacccctacacatgtatatacacacacacacccctacacatgtatatacacacacacacccctacacatgtatatacacacacacacccctacacatgtatatacacacacacacccctacacatgtatatacacacacacacccctacacatgtatatacacacacacacccctacacatgtatatacacacacacacccctacatacatacacacacatacacacccccacacacacgtatatacacacacatgtatatacacacacatgtgtatacacacacacacacacacccacccatgtgtatatacacacacacacacacacacacccctacacatgtatacacacacacacacacacccctacacatgtatatacacacacacacccctacatgtatacacacacactcacacacgtgTCTTCttcatgcgtgtgtgtgttcagtcgtGCACACCGCGCTGGCAGACCTGTATTGGATACACAGACGACACTTTGGGATTCGCTCTGGGCGCGCTCTTTGTCAAAGCCACGTTTGACAAACACAGCAAAGGAATCGTGAGTatcgaccaatcacagcacaggAACACTGACCCTGACCAATCAAAACACAGGAACACTGACCCtgaccaatcagaacacagGAACACTGaccctgaccaatcacagcacaggAACACTGACCCtgaccaatcagaacacagGAACACTGaccctgaccaatcacagcacaggAACACTGACCCtgaccaatcagaacacagactcaggacaaataaagtgaaagacatttatttaaacatgaaggcttatgtttagtttgtgttttcagGCGGAGGAGATGATAAACGAGATCCGGACGGTGTTTAAACAGAGTCTGGACCAACTGCACTGGATGGacccagagaccagagagaacGCCAAAGAGAAGGTACGTACTACCTCCTACATCCTAACTCCTACCTCCTAACTCCTACATCCTACATCCTGACTCCTACATTCTACCTGAGACCTAAattccctgtgtcagatgccctccctgtgtttccatgaggtcttattctgtgtaaaagttgaCAGGCGTGTACTTCAGACCTATACAAACATGATCTAAAATACATTGGGATCGCATACttttactgtagtacttttactacagtacttTGACCGTATGTGTACTTTGTGTCCTTCAGGCCGATGCGATCTACGACATGATCGGATTCCCCGAGTTCATCCTTGACCCCAAAGAACTGGACGACGTTTACGACGGGGTGAGTCCAGAACCGGGTCTAGAACCAGATCAGGATCTCAACCAGACTACAGGGGGTCCAGAACCAACGTCAGAACCAGATCTAGACCaggatctaaactacaggtctACAGGTTTAGCAGGATCTGAACTGGTCTAACCGAGTTCAGCAGGATCGTAACCGGTTTTGGGCAGGATCGTAACCGGTTTTGGGCAGGATCGTAACCGGTTTTGGGCAGGATCGTAACCGGTTTTGGGCAGGATCGTAACCGGTTTTGGGCAGGATCGTAACCGGTTTTGGGCAGgattgtgatgttttttcttGTGTTGCAGTACGACGTCTCTGAGGAGAGTTTCTTCCAGAACATGCTGAACTTTTATAACTTCTCGTCTCGTGTCATGGCCGACCAGCTCCGCAAGACGCCCAACAAAGACCAGTGAGTAGCCCCGCCCACATCACACCCACATTATgctctagccccgccccttaCATAGCCACACCATTAGCAAACGCGGCGATTGATGCTAATGCTATAGTCCACTTAGCATCTCAGCTAGTCCGGGAAGATTTCTAACACTAGATCCAGTCCCCTGTGTTTTTTCTATAgtggttagcattagcgttagcattagcactagcattagcattagccctcaAAATTCATATATTCTGAATAATCCCGAGTGTTTGGCTGGTTTAAACCCTGCAGTACATTtaaccttttattttattttagatcagaATATGAGAGTCTATGTTTATGCCCCGCCCCTCTGTCCTGACCCCTCCCCTGACCccgcctctctgtctctgcaggtGGAGTATGACTCCGCCCACAGTGAATGCGTACTACATGCCCACCAAAAACGGCATCGTGTTTCCTGCCGGAATCCTCCAGGCGCCATTCTACGCCCACGACCACCCCAAGTACtgtagaccaggtttagaccaggtttagaccaggtttagaccaggtctagaccaggtttagaccaggtctagaccaggtctagaccaggattaggCCAGAGACCACCCCAAGTtagttagtcctgctttagtcttggttcagttctggtttagtccaggtttagtcctgttttagtcctggtttagtcctggtttagtcctgttttagtcctagtttagtcctggttcagtcctggtttagtcctggttcagtccaggtttagtcctgttttagtcctggtttagtcctggttcagtccaggtt
This Periophthalmus magnuspinnatus isolate fPerMag1 chromosome 13, fPerMag1.2.pri, whole genome shotgun sequence DNA region includes the following protein-coding sequences:
- the ece2b gene encoding endothelin-converting enzyme 2b codes for the protein MGGHLTYKSPDADKQVGENGSFPGNSSSGGSDAERKTQLFYLSCLNSAKIDELGATPLTQLISKIGGWNITGPWEKENFMEVLKVVSGPLRAQPFFSVSVSTDPKSSNSNVIQVDQSGLFLPSRDYYLNKTANEKVLEAYLEYMVELGTLLGGERVSTQVQMKQILDFETVLANLTVPQDQRRDEEKIYNKVTIAELQTLAPAVDWLDLLSFTLSPLDLNDTEPVVLYAKEYLQKVSELINKTHKSLLNNYMLWTLVQKSVTSLDQRFENAQDKLLESLYGTKKSCTPRWQTCIGYTDDTLGFALGALFVKATFDKHSKGIAEEMINEIRTVFKQSLDQLHWMDPETRENAKEKADAIYDMIGFPEFILDPKELDDVYDGYDVSEESFFQNMLNFYNFSSRVMADQLRKTPNKDQWSMTPPTVNAYYMPTKNGIVFPAGILQAPFYAHDHPKALNFGGIGVVMGHELTHAFDDQGREYDKEGNLRPWWQNSSVAAFSERSRCMEVQYQNYSENGENVNGKQTLGENMADNGGLKAAYRAYRSWVQRHGEEKLLPAVNLTNDQLFFVGFAQVWCSVRTPESAHEGLVTDPHSPPRLRVIGTLANSPDFSRHFQCPPGTPMNPGQRCEVW